The DNA segment GAGGCAAGCTGCTCACTTCGTTCCTGGCTAAGACCGGAGTGAAGAGCGAATTTCTAAATGGCCTGCGCGTGACCACCGCCGATGCCATGGACGGCGTGGTCAAGGTTTTTGCCGGGACGGTGAATCACTCGTTGCTGGCGGCCTGCGTCGCGGAAGGGCTGCCGGCGGCGGGTATCTCGGGCATCGATGGCGCCTGCCTGCTGGCCGAGAAGCTGCGCGGCGAGCACGGCGAGGATTGGGGCTATGTCGGCCAAATCACGCAAGCGGATCCGCACGTCTGGGAGACGCTGCTCGCGGGTGGACTACTGCCGGTGATGGCTTGCCTGGCCGTTGGCAAGGACGGTCGGATTTACAACGTGAACGCGGATTCCGCGGCGGTGGCCTGCGCGATAGGTTGGCAGGCAGACGGCCTGGTCTTTCTCACCGATGTGGATGGCGTGCGGGACGCGGCGGGCCAGCGCATCGCTCACTTGTCAGTTGACGAAATGCCGGCGCTGCTGGCAAGTGGCGCGGTAACCGCCGGAATGCTGGCCAAGCTCAACGCCATCAGAGAAGCCGTGGCCGCTGGCGTGGGGCACGTTCACATTTGCAATGGGCATCGCGAGAATGTTCTCGATGCCGTATTGCGGGCGACCGGAGAGCGTGGTTCGGATGCGAGCACAGGTACCGTGATCGATTCGGCCCGGATTGCATCTAAGATTTCATGAGGAATTATTTTCCCGTTGCTGCATCTTTAATCGAGAAAGACTGATTGGTGTTCGTAAGTTCCTGGACGGAGCAGGCAGGAGGCACTATCGATGAGAAACCACCCCGGACACGCCGTGGAGGTCGA comes from the Acidobacteriota bacterium genome and includes:
- the argB gene encoding acetylglutamate kinase, which codes for MKIVVKIGGTLLEDASSRQRMVAMVATQVRAGHSVLLVHGGGKLLTSFLAKTGVKSEFLNGLRVTTADAMDGVVKVFAGTVNHSLLAACVAEGLPAAGISGIDGACLLAEKLRGEHGEDWGYVGQITQADPHVWETLLAGGLLPVMACLAVGKDGRIYNVNADSAAVACAIGWQADGLVFLTDVDGVRDAAGQRIAHLSVDEMPALLASGAVTAGMLAKLNAIREAVAAGVGHVHICNGHRENVLDAVLRATGERGSDASTGTVIDSARIASKIS